The Glycine max cultivar Williams 82 chromosome 12, Glycine_max_v4.0, whole genome shotgun sequence genome window below encodes:
- the LOC100814686 gene encoding auxin response factor 18, whose protein sequence is MKEGEKVLDPQLWHACAGGMVQMPQMNSKVFYFPQGHAEHAHTNIHLRLPPFILCNVEAVKFMANPETDEVFAKLSLLPLRNSELGADSDGAGGDDVAEPSCCEKPASFAKTLTQSDANNGGGFSVPRYCAETIFPRLDYTAEPPVQTVVAKDVHGETWRFRHIYRGTPRRHLLTTGWSSFVNQKKLVAGDSVVFLRAENGDLCVGIRRAKKGISEGSGSGSSSVWSSASGSGNGNCGIGPYGPFSFFLKEENKMLRNGCGGNLSGRVKVRAEDVVEAVTLAASNKPFEVVYYPRASTPEFCVKASAVRAAMRIQWCSGMRFKMAFETEDASRISWFMGTIASVQVVDPIRWPNSPWRLLQVTWDEPDLLQNVKRVSPWLVELVSNIPLINFTPFSPPRKKLRPQHPDFPLDVQFPIPMFSGNQLGPNSPLCGFSDNAPAGIQGARHAQFGKSLSDLHLNNKLQLGMLPTNIHQLGVYNEISNGNMMTNHDKSKESLSCFLTMGKSTKSLEKSDDVKKHQFLLFGQPILTEQQISSCSGDVLSHRKRSVSDDKDKAKCLMDDSQSTLSQQFSPGKASSAEFSWQLGLDTGHCKVFLESEDVGRTLDLSLFGSYEDLYRRLAIMFGIERSEILNHVLYHDAAGAAKKTGEEPFSDFMKTAKRLTILTDSSSKNIKRAFITGTRNGEHGLDASNKTGPLSIFA, encoded by the exons atGAAGGAAGGTGAAAAGGTATTGGATCCGCAGCTATGGCACGCGTGTGCAGGTGGCATGGTTCAGATGCCGCAAATGAACTCCAAAGTCTTCTACTTCCCACAGGGTCACGCCGAACACGCCCACACCAACATTCATCTGAGGCTTCCACCATTCATTTTATGCAACGTTGAAGCAGTTAAGTTCATGGCGAACCCAGAAACCGACGAAGTGTTCGCGAAGCTGAGTTTGCTTCCTCTCAGAAACTCGGAACTCGGTGCTGACTCGGACGGTGCTGGTGGTGATGACGTGGCAGAACCTTCTTGTTGTGAAAAGCCTGCGTCTTTCGCTAAGACTCTGACTCAGAGCGACGCCAACAATGGTGGGGGGTTTTCGGTTCCGCGGTACTGCGCGGAGACAATTTTCCCGCGTCTGGACTACACGGCGGAGCCGCCGGTGCAGACGGTGGTGGCGAAAGACGTGCACGGCGAGACCTGGAGGTTCCGGCACATCTACCGAGGGACGCCACGTAGGCACTTGCTGACCACAGGGTGGAGCAGTTTCGTGAACCAGAAGAAACTCGTGGCTGGGGATTCCGTTGTGTTTCTGAGGGCTGAGAATGGTGATTTGTGTGTTGGGATTCGGAGGGCAAAAAAGGGAATTAGCGAGGGTTCAGGTTCAGGTTCATCATCTGTGTGGAGTTCAGCTTCTGGGTCTGGAAATGGAAATTGTGGGATTGGGCCTTATgggcctttttcttttttcttgaaagaagaaaacaaaatgttaAGGAATGGTTGTGGTGGGAATTTGAGTGGAAGGGTGAAAGTGAGGGCTGAGGATGTTGTTGAAGCTGTGACTCTTGCTGCTAGTAATAAGCCTTTTGAGGTTGTGTATTACCCAAGAGCTAGTACTCCTGAGTTTTGTGTTAAGGCTTCTGCTGTGAGGGCTGCTATGAGGATTCAGTGGTGTTCTGGGATGAGGTTCAAGATGGCCTTTGAGACTGAGGATGCTTCAAGGATAAGTTGGTTCATGGGAACCATTGCTTCTGTTCAGGTTGTTGACCCCATCCGCTGGCCTAATTCCCCTTGGAGGCTTCTTCAG GTTACTTGGGATGAGCCAGATTTACTACAAAATGTGAAGCGTGTTAGCCCGTGGCTTGTTGAGTTGGTATCTAACATTCCACTCATTAATTTCACACCCTTCTCTCCACCAAGAAAGAAGCTGCGGCCACAACACCCAGACTTCCCCCTTGATGTTCAATTTCCAATACCAATGTTTTCAGGCAACCAGCTTGGGCCTAACAGCCCCTTGTGTGGTTTTTCGGATAATGCTCCTGCAGGGATACAGGGAGCCAGGCATGCTCAATTTGGAAAATCTCTATCAGATCTCCACCTTAACAATAAACTGCAGTTGGGGATGCTTCCAACTAATATCCATCAACTTGGAGTGTATAATGAGATTTCAAATGGTAACATGATGACCAACCATGATAAGAGCAAAGAAAGTTTATCATGCTTTCTGACCATGGGGAAATCTACCAAGAGTTTGGAGAAATCTGATGATGTTAAGAAACACCAGTTTTTGCTTTTTGGTCAACCAATTCTCACTGAGCAACAAATTTCTAGCTGTTCTGGAGATGTGTTGTCTCACCGAAAAAGATCGGTAAGTGATGATAAGGACAAAGCGAAGTGCCTTATGGATGACTCGCAATCTACACTCTCACAGCAGTTTTCACCAGGAAAAGCATCTTCTGCTGAGTTCTCTTGGCAACTTGGCTTGGATACTGGTCATTGCAAAGTTTTCTTGGAGTCGGAAGATGTAGGAAGGACCCTAGACCTATCGCTGTTTGGTTCTTATGAAGATCTGTATAGGAGACTTGCCATCATGTTTGGGATTGAAAGGTCTGAGATTTTGAACCATGTGCTCTACCATGATGCAGCTGGTGCTGCTAAGAAAACCGGAGAAGAACCCTTCAg TGACTTCATGAAGACAGCAAAAAGATTGACAATTCTGACGGATTCAAGCAGCAAAAACATTAAAAG GGCCTTTATTACAGGAACTCGTAATGGTGAACATGGACTAGATGCATCAAACAAAACAGGCCCTCTGAGCATATTTGCTTAA